One Hordeum vulgare subsp. vulgare chromosome 4H, MorexV3_pseudomolecules_assembly, whole genome shotgun sequence DNA window includes the following coding sequences:
- the LOC123450656 gene encoding uncharacterized protein LOC123450656 has translation MKTYEDAARPIGAPLAGWRRPARLAGPNDNRWISTHLICPYEHVTKAWQGPARGRHAPVHHRTGPSAEEKGHCPAPFRPPSAIDDYCFQYDPPARKSRATARTHTAKCASSSRVKFGSFVREDSQMLFLTDMAHRSVSYKKTGPDRFNPEKTDSLSLFIGPNRQEKPAPFVSPSLRRLSLRRPEMRGEK, from the exons ATGAAGACATATGAGGACGCGGCCCGTCCGATTGGCGCGCCACTAGCCGGCTGGCGACGGCCGGCCCGTCTAGCTGGCCCGAACGACAACCGGTggatcagcacccatctcatctgccCGTACGAGC ATGTGACAAAAGCATGGCAAGGTCCTGCCCGGGGGAGGCACGCACCGGTGCACCACCGCACCGGACCGAGCGCAGAAGAAAAGGGCCACTGCCCTGCTCCGTTCCGGCCTCCGTCTGCCATTGATGACTACTGCTTTCAGTACGATCCGCCCGCCCGCAAAAGTCGAGCCACAGCACGCACGCACACAGCGAAGTGTGCTTCGTCCTCGCGTGTCAAGTTCGGTTCGTTTGTTCGCGAGGATTCCCAg ATGCTCTTTCTGACAGATATGGCCCACCGGTCAGTCTCTTACAAAAAAACCGGCCCGGACCGCTTCAATCCGGAAAAAaccgactctctctctctcttcatcgGACCGAATAGGCAAGAAAAACCAGCCCCCTTCGTCTCGCCCTCGCTCCGGCGCCTGTCGCTCCGGCGCCCGGAGATGCGTGGCgagaagtag